The DNA segment GAGACAATATTCATCCAAGTTTAGGTTTCATATGGAATTTGGAACTCttcaaaataaatttcattGCCTTCTTGCAGGAGGAAATCCAAAAACCCTCTAGCCATGAGGATACATAGCCAATGAGATTTAGGTGGCCAGCTAAGGGCTGTTTAGTAATGTTCCTCTGGAGTACTTCTGTGTCTTTTGTTCTTAAAACAGTATTGGAACAGAAACATGTTTAGTAATGCTTCTATTCTTTTGTAATGAACCCGGCATTTGAAACACAATTTAAGAAAACACAGACAAACAAATTTATTTTGAACACTCTCATCTCtcccatctccctctctctgaaCCCAGCCCTCCCTTCTCACAGTCGCACCCTTCAGTCGGTCTCAATAGTGGTTACAAATCACTGGTTGAGGGAGTTTCTGGAGCTCTGAGTTCTGTTCTGATCTTTTTCCAATTTTGCAGATTCACGTTTCGCTGATTGAGCAGTTAGCCTCACTGGATGGAAGTTACTGGATTTTCTCTGTAAATAGGAAAAGGGATTTATTACCAGTGTCAAATGACGTCGAGTGTCTCAGGTTAGATTGGaccaaagagaaggaaaatttgGGGTTTATTTTTTCCTTAGTTTTGTGGGATTTTTGaaggaagggggaagaagacaATACCAATAGAGGAAAGACATCTGAACCAAGGTGTTCTCTTTGGTGTTTTTTTTCCACCAGtaacttttatttttcccttcgaTTGTTACAAAAGGATTTAGTAGAAGCTAACTGGCAATATGGCCATCCAAGACTACAGTCCGGTTTTGAAATCGGGATTAGCATCCAAAACTTCTCTCTTGCGCAAAAAGAGAAATTTCTTGTGCCTGTTCTTGGGTATTCCAGTTTCAGAGGCTGACACATTTGAGGATAGGATTGTGCAGCAAGTACTATACAGTATACACTGTTTGCATTTGCAGTTTGTTCATGTTTTCCTTGGAGTTTTGATACATTGATTCACACGCTTGCATCAATCTCAAGTTGCAGCAGGATTGTGCCACAAAAATGATACATTGGAAAGCAGCTGTCTTTAATAAAATGATACATTGGAATATGAATGTTGGACAGGAGCAATAGACTAACTTAAATTAGTTGAATAACATGTGTTGTGACATGAATGAGCTCTACAGTCTGTTTCCTGATGGGCTTGGAATAGATAGTCATAGTTGTATTCAATTCTAATAAGGTTTCCACTTGTTTGATATCTGATGACTGTGTTAATGGATCTTATCTTCTGATcaattttcttcaatttctcctCCTCCCTGGGAGGTAAGTACTGGGACACAAGGTCTTAAGAGTGCAATTCCTTTCTGTCCCTCAACTATGACAAGAGGTCTTAAGAGTGCAATTCCTTTCTGTCCCTCACTAGTTGAGTGTAGTTCTGCCAGTACTCTTCAAATTTGATGCTTCTAGTTCACTGGTAGCAGAGAGCTATTGCTAGTACTTTACCCGTTCTTCTGTTTTCACTAAAATCATATGTGGAACCAAACTCTGTGAATTCTACAATCATATGTGGTACGTATTGGCATGTACACTCTTGGTGCCAGTGATCCTGGATTTGTAATGCTTACTTTGCCACTTGGCCAACTTTGTTTGGGCTGAAAATTCACATGTGAGAAGGGGACCTTTAGGGTCTAACTGCCCATAAAATCTCAGCCCCATCCACTCAATTTGTACCACGTGGCACATAATTGAACTCGTCCAGAGATATCGTCTGGGACCAGGAAATAATATATTATACATGTTCTGAATTACAACTGTAGTCTACCTCTCAAAAGAAATACCTGAAAAAGCCCCCCACTTTATTTTTCCAACCCAAGAATTATGCATTATTACCCAGTCCATGCAAAGAAACTGCAAGAAAAATACCTAGAAATATAATCAGAAAACAGGTGCTTGTTCCAGCTACGCAACCAATtagaaataaaacataaaattttctcttttttctatccCTTTCTTGaagcaaaaaatggaaatagtAGCTGAATAACTGTAAATTGTTTGCCCTACAGTTCCAAGTACCTACTAAAGtttcataaaaataatatcGAACAGATATGGAAGCAATGAAGTGAATGGACAAACAAAACCATTTTGAGAATCATGTTTCAAGCATTAACATAGTAATAAAATCACATTTGTCGGCAGACCACTCACCCTAGAACTCCCAATACAAATTTTACCAGGTAGCCAATAACAGTTAAAGCCCAAGTAGTCTCTGCCTGGATAAAGCAGGCAGTAAAATGAGATGCAGAAGAAATACTAACATAAAAACATAGTCAAGATGTAAAATATACATTATATCACTGACCTTCTCTCCTTGAGGATACATCTCATCTAAAGCTTTGACATCTTCTTCCAAAAGAAGCAACTCCTGCAAGGATAAGCAAGCATGGGATGAACACCATACTCAAGAATACAAGGAACTCATGCCTCCACTTAAATCACTGATCTgccaattaaaataaatatgttCCAGGAAGCAGAACACTCAAACCAAGAAAGTAAAATTCACAAAGACCATCTGCTGCCTAAACCAGAAAACAGGGAAGCAGGATGAGAATAGTGAGTATTACAAAGGACATTAAAGGAAGCACAACATAGAGATGATTGAAACAAGACATAAGTAACAAAGTAAATTGCTAATATACATGTTCTAATAAAATTCAGGTACAGAAAACACGATACAATCAAATTTATATATTAAGTGACCAGACACAAGGGTAAATACCTTTTCAACAGCCTTTACATTTTTTCGCCATTTCCTCCCTTTAGAACCACTTCTCTCTTCTTGATGAAGTGCGTCAGCAGCTTTTTTCAATTCTCTAGCTTTTCTCCCCAATTCAGTTGCTTCCTGCAGGATATAAATGCCACCCACCACTAAGTACTCATATCAACAACTATCCAAAAAAATTGCaggggaaaaaaatgcaatATGCACCTTGATATACTGTGAACGAGTAATAACAGCCTTTGGACGCcgaataaatgaaaatataagCCCCAAAGGCAGGCAAGCAATACCTACACCACCAAATAACTGCAATGAAGATTTTCATCAGCAATAGAGACTCTTCTAAGAGGCCACTATcgtcaaacaaaaaaaaaaaaaaaggcaaaatccCTGTAGGCCACAATTAATAATAAATGATATATGCATTTCAGATATTCCATAAGAACAAATAGGCAGAAAGACCTAGTCAACAATTAACTAACATAATATACATCTACATAACTTCAAAGATCAAACATGTTTCTACCATGGCCCACGGGGATGGGGAACCCTCCAAACATGACTAAAGAATGCAGATTCATATTTCCGAATGATAGATAGGATGGAATGTACTTATAGAACCAATCTATAAATGCATCTAACTTCCAAGGTGCAACAGAATTATACCAGACATGAAACCTCACAGAAATAAATTAAGTTTAGAAACATACCGAGAATAGAACGGATCCAACAATGGTGGTGAGGGCGACAACGTATTCTGGAAAAGTGGTACGCATAGTCCACGTTTTCTCTGATGAAGCACCAGCTGTGTATGAAGAGCACTGGGGGAAAATGCAGATACGAAGGGGAAAAAGGGGGTTAGAACTTAGAAATCTCCATCATGTACAAGAACAATGCCAGACCACCAACTCAAACCTCCCATTCCACTCCCCACCcaccaaaagaaaatgataatcAAGAAACAACAATGTGATAGAAATCACTATTTTCTGCTTTTGGTTGCCATCACCAATTAACATTATCAACAGGCACAATCAGTGGTAACCCTCACAATATTGAAGTCAAAATGAAACTAGTCATAATCAAAATGAGAATAGAACAAATGCAAAAGAACAGGGACCTGATGAAAAGATGCACCACCAATACATGGCTGGCTACTAGAAAAAGCCCATGAAGTTGGGAAATTAGTTGTGGGTGAAGAAAGGTGTCTAACAGTGAAGTCCACCTTTCCAACTACACCTGTGCCATCCAACAGGGAAAATAATGTCAGGTAAGTACAGacataacaaaatagaaactcagaaCATAATACGTGCTACTAGAAACAATGTCCAATCAATTTGATAGTTTATGAAAAGCTACAATGATGCAGGAGCATCCATGTGAGGTTTTTTATGGTATAATCTTTATTTATCAGCTGTTAGGCCCTAGATTAAGATTTCCAGCAAGAGAGTACTACATTAACATTGGCTTCAGTAGTTGAGTTGATTGAATAGCTTTTaattaaaacatttttttttgtggagggGGGTGCTGGATCATATgttccatttttctattttcttattgaatATATAGTTGCCAGGCCTGATCCAGTTGTCTATGGCGATCGTGTTGTTTGAGCTGGAGGACTGATTTTAAAAGTCTAATTGTATAAGACATCTTCTGATAGGGTTAGAGTTAGTTATGATGTCCTAGTTACTAAGTTCATCTTCTTAGTGTCTCATCTGTTAAAGTTGCTAGTAGTTATGGTCCTTGTCTATTAGTTAGTGCTTCTTAGttattgtctttatttttcaacCTATTGTGTTGTCTACCGTAGGGTAATTATGGTCTATAATCTTTGCTTATAGTACTTGACTCTTTCATCATAGATATGATGGAATTTCTTACAGTTTGAGAACTAACCAAAACCGTGAGCTTTCTTTCCAGTATTTTCTCTCTTATgtctcctctcttccctcttctcttctactttttttcttctactttgATCCTGTTTATTCAACACTGATTTTGTAACATCCACAATTGACAGGTGCTCTCCATTAATAAGGGTTTGCAAAGATTCATATCAAAGGTATTTCCTATTGCAGAGAAAGGGGGCAGAACTAGGAGCAGGAAGGGAAGGAACTAGGGAGGTTTGATATTCAACCACCACAGGGCCCaaacacccccccacccccaccaaaaattAATTAAGGCATACAATAAACTTAACTTCCACTAAAAGCATAACTCTAATAGCAGATGTTACCCATCCCTGGACACTCCACATGCCAGAGCTTTCTATTGGATGTTCTTCGAATGTTTTGCTCGACTAGGAATTTTCTTCAAGTTTAACACAACGTGACATGACAGTAGGCATTGTATCAGAAATTATTGAGCTTGATTTTGTTATCTTTTATCAAACTGTATTAGGATTTTTCATACACTGGCCCAACTGGAACTAATTCACCGCAACATTAATTCAACATCACTGTTAACCTCCAAAATTGCCAGTAGCTTCTATTTTGTTCCCCTATTTTCCTCAATAAAGTTAGATTCTTTTAAGCGTTGGATGAAGGGTTAGTTTAAACGCAGGAAAAGAAATTAAGGCGTCAAACTAACCGTATAAAATGCCAAGCACTAGAGCGCAAACAAAGGCCGTAGCCCCTACCCACAGCACTGCACTCTTTATTCGTTTCCCTATGCTCCTGCACACcaaacaccaccaccaccatgaccaacaacaacaaaaatccATCGTTACTAGGTTCCTATTGCTAAACAGGAAGAATGAAATTATAAGTCAATGCCAAGAAACctaaaaatcctataaatacctacTTGTCCTGATCGCCTTCGTAGTAGAACATGGCGAAGGGGATAATGAAAAAGACGAGTGCAGCATCAACAATGTAGACAATAATCCACAGTGTCTTCATTGGCAAAGTGAGATTACAGGCGCCATTGTAGATCGCGTGTTGACATGCCGCACGGTTAGCAACATCGGCTGGAAGCATAAGTATAGAAATTGCAGCAATGGAGAGACCCAAAACAACGACGAACTTGGGGAAATAAGCTTGATTCGCATCATCAGGATGTTGATAGTTGACGAGAAGATAGACATTGAAGATGAAAACAAGAACACAAACCACTATAGCGACGATCACTAGAGCAAGATTAAAATCCCCCATCTTTCAAATCTTTCCAATCGATTAGATCGATCCAAAAACTTCTCGATCGATAAAACGAAGGACGAGGGATTCGAAGTTCTTGTTGCCTTTCAGTGCAGAAGAAATCGAAAGAGAATCATCATCGTCTGAtccctctttttccttctcttcccctttttttcttttttccagaaTTTGAAAACCAGAACAGAGAGAGGTTCGGGGTAAACTTTTGCTCATTTGACGTATTTATCCTCGTGTACTATCAAAATGACTACTATACTCATAAATGATGAGGAGTTTCGGTTTGGGTGCTTTAGGTAATTTAGTTATTCACCTAACCGCGTTTCGTACAACCTGTAAGCGAGGCGATCTAGCGATGTCAGGGATTCAGTTGGGACCGGTTTCGGCCGATTCCAATACTGTATCGGTCTGGAAGCTGGAtcggcctttttttttttttatgaagggTTTTTCCTCCTTAATAGTAAAGGGCTTTTCGAGCAGGGCTGGACATCCTTTTGAGTTAAAAAGCTATCACTTTTAGGCCCGATTTCTAGTAATGTCCCTTTGTCTGATCCATTAACTGTTTTGTGCATCTCTGCCTCTTCAAAAGGTTCCGCTTGACCAGAGAGTTTTCGTACAAAATAATACAGGAACTACCTAACAAACCAATAAATGAACTTCTCTCTCACCAACCAAAGAGATGGATTTGAGTATAACCTCCAACCCTACTACCATTGGAAAGTCCTTTACAACTACATGACTAAACTTTTACTCCAAATCTTCCTCACCCAACCGTTGAAGGGGAAGCCATGCCAGCCAAAGGTCTTTCCACAATAAAAGGAATTGTAATAAAGATTTGTTTAAGAAATAAGCAGTTGCATATATGGATAGTAGCAATAACATACCAGACTATTTTTTCTCATGATGTTGTTGAGGTTTTGAACCCTAGCATCGGTGCAACTTTCAAAGTCAATGGTCAATGTTTAAAGCCTCATATTTAGTTGTTATCTTCTGCTCTGGACaaggtcatggatctctatgaGCTTCTATATTCATTATCATATCTCTTAGGAGTTTGAATTTTGTGAGTTTATTTCCTACAAACATTCACGTGACACCACTAATCCACTAGGgtaacctaggggtttaaaggtttattacacatgctaagtgcaatcgtgattcttacgaaagtgagttaggtttttaatttattttaatttattttccttttctttatgtTTGCTTGAGGACTAGAAATTTTTAAGTTGGGGAGTgacatttccattttttgttcttgttccCATTATTGTCTGGCTGAAGACAATAAACTTAGCACTCATAGGATACAACCCACCATTTTACTTTAGTTTTTTGTTTCTATCTTTTAGTAATTTCTCTAGGCAAGAAGAGATATCAGGCGTAGTTCGGAGCTAATAGATGGTAGTCGCACTTCAATCCACAAGGTTGTATTGCTCTTTCCCTCTTGTTTATATTTGTTTCTCATTTGTTCTTTATTGTGTATATTATGTGCATGCCATTGGAAGAGAATAAAAAAGCTgataaacaaaattttcatttttgagcaTTTGAATTTCACTTTCTTGAGTTATAGCTTGGATTCCGGATTTTCTAAattcttttaactttttttttttttgtggtaacgTCTAAATTCTTTTAACACTTGTTTAAATATAGAACATTATAgtctttttttgtttgttaaatttcccttgaaattttttaatttttccattCCTTGTAAACTGAAGATGTTTCAATTTATCTATGAAAGCCTtagtaaaaaaattagaatttttgcattaaaaaaaaaaaaaaaggatcaccTTCATAGTATCCGGGTCTCTTTGCCACAAGCATTGAGCTTCGTGTCAAACTGTTGGTATGATtgcaaaaaaataacaataattttGAGATATTGCTCATTACTTCAGTTTTGGCTTGTAGCCTATCTGGTTCGAGTTAATAAGCTCTAGGGGTGTTTTACATCTAGTTCTTTAAAGCCATCTGACTCACTACAAGGACATTTAAAGTGTAACTTGAGATGGGTGAACTTAAGTGTATAAATGGGAGTTTGATTGACTATAGGTGAatgttttgttctttatttaagTTTGTGTTGAAAACATTAGCAAGTCTTTAGAGTCTTTGCTACGATTtataaaatttggattttaatctGTTCTTAAGTGATGGAATTGGTCTAactgtttctttatttttatttcaaaaagttCAAGTTAGAGAGTGTGATTAGACTGTAACACCTATTGCCATTTTAATTAAGTATTTTATGATTTGTTGTGTGCCCTTGATGATTATTTTAACTTATTAAACTTGACGAAGGAGCGGAAAATGAAGTTCGCATGTACCAAGTTAACAAGGACAGTAAGGGGTTGTTGGCACACTTAAGTTATACCTCATTGACAAGAGCCTACAACTTGGGAAAAGATGAAAGAAGTTTGAAATAGAAATATCTACCCTTAACCTTAcaataaagtctacatgattaGGTTAGCACTCTTTCGTCAAGTTTCTATTAAAGTAGAGGAGTATATGGATAAATTCAAGGATTTTTCTTTCACGCATTGGTTTAGGTGAAGAAAATGACCAACTTTTATCGCTCTTCAAATTGGGGTTATGAGCTAATATCTGTGACAAAATGGAGGTGACTCACATTCAAGTTTCTTAACTTGAATGACTATTTCATGAAGGCCCATGAAGCGAAAACGAAAATCTACTTAACTCCACTCGACGCCCTACCAATGAGGTGATGAAAGCACAAGGTGAATATAGATTAAAGGAGTACAACAGAAGATATGACCTACAATTATTTTATGATTAGTTGTGTGCCCTCAATGATTGTTTTAATTGATTAAACTTGATGGAGTCAAAAATGAAGTTGGCATGTACCAAGTTAACAAGGACAATAAGGGTTTGATGGCGCACTTATGAAGATAAGTTGTACCGTCATTGGCAAGAGCTTAAAACTTTGGGAAGATATGAAAGAAGTGTTGAAAGAGAAGTATCTACCTCAACCTTTCAATGAAGTCTACATAACAGG comes from the Macadamia integrifolia cultivar HAES 741 unplaced genomic scaffold, SCU_Mint_v3 scaffold1023, whole genome shotgun sequence genome and includes:
- the LOC122062416 gene encoding LIMR family protein At5g01460, translating into MGDFNLALVIVAIVVCVLVFIFNVYLLVNYQHPDDANQAYFPKFVVVLGLSIAAISILMLPADVANRAACQHAIYNGACNLTLPMKTLWIIVYIVDAALVFFIIPFAMFYYEGDQDKSIGKRIKSAVLWVGATAFVCALVLGILYGVVGKVDFTVRHLSSPTTNFPTSWAFSSSQPCIGGASFHQCSSYTAGASSEKTWTMRTTFPEYVVALTTIVGSVLFSLFGGVGIACLPLGLIFSFIRRPKAVITRSQYIKEATELGRKARELKKAADALHQEERSGSKGRKWRKNVKAVEKELLLLEEDVKALDEMYPQGEKAETTWALTVIGYLVKFVLGVLGLIVSVAWVAHIVIYLLIDPPLSPFLNEVFIKLDNVWGLLGTAAFAFFCFYLLVAVIAGAMMLGLRLVFITIHPMKWGATLMNSFLFNVGLILLCSISVIQFCATAFGYYAQATAAQEIFGHTLQSLRGIKYLYKYNVFQIAFIVLAGLTFVYYAAFGWRRRKLTGRFQLAN